Proteins found in one Planctomycetaceae bacterium genomic segment:
- a CDS encoding tetratricopeptide repeat protein: protein MPGPDVDLPQVLRLYDQVRYLDAYELTRSWWSRSDVTDRMTVEQLVHAAKLGGRLGGQRLRRWLLRLARSHDATHPLVRYYVGSDTRGGHNFFADLQQFEDHPRLEGADADLEASWLANMAVSWSLLRDFDRAHELLAASERTAPIDAWVLCCRAWVLFHQDRWHEALDFADRSWQSRPAMPATAQVLGLILTRLGRLEELVHERLLEAARGGQSYETAQVTVAYLADLAERESGSARESLAADAWAILEDIETRLTPLADRQTKAQLAYMRADVAMTTGDRGRLSRYSQQARHPFYRLAHENLQKNPDGRLILLPYRPLLQKHNTCLPTSIAAAAGVFARQVDQDALAEALTYGGTAIWRAVDWLKANGWATRAFAVTPERASALIRAGIPFLLSTRRMGSAHATAVVGLDEAAGVLIIHDPSSSGWSRVLLEHVHSEEAPFGPQGVAMVPQDQAARLEVIDPDQCRAMEGMIEFTKLLETRGARSAAGLVESLLAQRDDEPLVQRLHAMYLDRIGERFAAIEIQQRLLERYPHSAAVQEEFLGSLEGTRDTARVLATLGQIVDRGRVAAVGDRQFWRYVPAAIITRYADYLGVTSEGFARARRLLLKAVRYEPAAAGAYHVLGDICIWQNQADQSLLPFRLAACLEYEHDHYARSYADALRLAGRESEALEWLHRRCQRLGGLVRGGWAWRTWVMALEDYGRADEAIAAMLAAQQHSDAGGEVHSFAAEFWVRMGDWDRAWAALECASRAGHRGLYLSAAVYLHEASGQWEQALELSGQWMTEESENAQARTAYLRQYAVAHGRKACVELAAQWLGQRQNHEMFEQIYLEQLRADFQDEAYTQVLRRRVQRNPLDAWAWRELGYSLLNEASQRKGAAAAALFDEVDAIVRRVQGLAAHDATTMILTAQAAQARGLHAPAAEMLLQAVTTDPGNGYCYDRIWMCVDHLAPDVVERIRARLCQQILRTIGPLHHARILAFRLAEQFGCQQAQQCVEEWLSRDASDPEVIEAQVDLWLTYGRGRSDAARAVEVLEEAIRRFPNHFDLRFSLADAYRSLLQEDKEIAVLREIIRRQPVNLAARANLASVLERRGQRDEAFDILRQSVRLRPDAQDAWGYLADMQWNAQQYDQALQTCIDGLAKTPLSVELRRRAIDFALELQHHHQALDLARQATALMENGAYFWYLLGDALLRCEVNNDLVEAENALNKALEYNAALFDAADRLATLLAQTRRCDQARQLIAEQRQLDGPPAAIAARLAWITWVQEKPQQAIDEMAQVVAQWPTHKWAWEQLMDWMENQQSWTRAREILHSVHPVIMEDPRLAARRLLLLEAAGVTSDELDSQWDQLLQDFPRHEAVHIWRFDQLLKRGSLDRAQGVITAIERFYPQSTYLLARKVQCFAEAGQWDLALDTACRVWQAPGEDEVWPEQTAWEAFEKHRRAPMAAQALFDRVLSNRRVRRAAMVKLTAAVALVKVPTPLALRLRQALGLAPSASARKLLMLLEGLDRGGWDNGACKAQVLEVLHDTHSRPAAMKYWRDHKDSCRHQTPVWQKIGYMLSCSKPPAAAEIRRWMCDWREHDGIEMWAIANYSSSLRKAKGVKEDLEELYATSRDVLQHLRGDQTMRFQAIVLCETTLRLGRIDEFLAAVRTHRALLEDYSAEHWTPPLATHLSKMLLLFADLIEGKAADARSRKALTAKAKAQAKLIGKSWPMVCWKRALAGALGRQTPLD, encoded by the coding sequence ATGCCGGGGCCGGACGTAGATCTGCCGCAGGTTCTGCGACTGTACGACCAGGTGCGGTACCTGGACGCTTATGAGTTGACGCGTTCATGGTGGTCGCGGTCTGACGTGACGGACCGTATGACGGTCGAGCAGCTTGTACACGCGGCCAAGCTGGGGGGGCGCCTGGGCGGTCAGCGCCTGCGGCGGTGGTTGTTGCGGTTGGCCCGCTCGCACGACGCGACACATCCGCTGGTGCGGTATTACGTCGGTTCGGACACCAGGGGCGGGCACAATTTCTTCGCCGATCTGCAGCAGTTCGAGGACCATCCGCGCCTTGAAGGCGCCGATGCGGATCTCGAAGCCAGTTGGCTGGCGAACATGGCGGTCTCGTGGAGCCTGCTGCGAGACTTCGACCGCGCGCACGAATTGCTGGCGGCCTCGGAGCGGACAGCCCCCATCGACGCCTGGGTGCTCTGCTGCCGCGCCTGGGTGCTGTTCCACCAGGACCGCTGGCACGAGGCGCTGGATTTCGCCGACCGGTCCTGGCAGAGCCGTCCGGCCATGCCCGCCACCGCCCAGGTGCTGGGTTTGATCCTGACACGTCTGGGGCGGCTGGAGGAACTGGTGCATGAGCGGCTGCTCGAAGCCGCCCGGGGCGGGCAATCGTACGAAACCGCCCAGGTGACGGTGGCGTACCTGGCAGACCTGGCCGAGCGCGAGAGCGGTTCGGCGCGTGAGAGCCTGGCGGCCGACGCCTGGGCGATACTGGAAGACATCGAAACGCGCCTGACCCCGCTGGCTGATCGCCAGACCAAGGCCCAACTGGCTTACATGCGAGCCGACGTGGCGATGACCACGGGCGACCGCGGGCGTCTGAGTCGGTATTCCCAGCAGGCCCGCCACCCGTTCTATCGCCTCGCGCACGAGAATCTGCAGAAGAATCCCGACGGGCGGTTGATCCTGCTGCCCTATCGCCCGCTGCTGCAGAAACACAACACGTGCCTTCCCACCAGCATTGCCGCGGCGGCAGGGGTCTTCGCACGCCAGGTAGACCAGGACGCCCTGGCCGAGGCGCTGACCTACGGTGGAACGGCCATCTGGCGGGCGGTGGACTGGCTTAAAGCCAACGGCTGGGCCACGCGGGCGTTCGCCGTGACGCCCGAGCGGGCCTCGGCGCTGATCCGGGCGGGCATCCCGTTTCTGCTCTCGACGCGGCGGATGGGATCGGCCCACGCTACGGCGGTGGTGGGGCTGGACGAAGCCGCCGGCGTGCTGATCATCCACGACCCGTCCTCGAGCGGATGGTCGCGCGTGCTGCTGGAGCACGTGCATAGTGAAGAGGCGCCCTTTGGTCCGCAGGGGGTGGCGATGGTCCCGCAGGACCAGGCGGCGCGGCTGGAGGTGATCGACCCCGACCAATGCCGCGCCATGGAGGGAATGATCGAGTTCACCAAACTCCTGGAGACGCGCGGGGCGCGGTCGGCCGCCGGGCTCGTCGAGTCGCTATTGGCCCAGAGAGACGACGAGCCGCTGGTCCAGCGCCTCCACGCGATGTACCTCGACCGCATCGGCGAGCGCTTTGCCGCCATCGAGATCCAGCAGCGTCTGCTTGAACGCTATCCGCACAGCGCGGCGGTGCAGGAGGAGTTTCTGGGCAGCCTGGAGGGCACCCGCGACACGGCGCGGGTGCTGGCGACGTTGGGACAGATCGTCGACCGCGGACGCGTCGCCGCCGTCGGCGACCGCCAGTTCTGGCGCTATGTCCCGGCGGCCATCATCACCCGCTATGCCGACTATCTCGGCGTCACCAGCGAAGGGTTCGCCCGCGCCCGGCGGCTGCTGCTCAAGGCGGTTCGCTACGAACCGGCAGCGGCGGGGGCGTATCACGTGCTGGGCGACATCTGCATCTGGCAGAACCAGGCCGACCAAAGCCTGCTGCCCTTCCGCCTGGCGGCGTGCCTGGAATACGAGCACGACCATTACGCCCGCAGCTACGCCGACGCCCTGCGCCTGGCGGGTCGCGAAAGCGAGGCCCTGGAGTGGCTGCACCGCCGCTGCCAGCGCCTCGGGGGGCTGGTCCGGGGCGGATGGGCCTGGCGCACGTGGGTGATGGCGCTGGAGGACTATGGTCGGGCCGACGAGGCGATCGCGGCCATGCTCGCAGCGCAGCAGCACAGCGACGCCGGCGGCGAGGTTCATTCCTTCGCCGCCGAGTTCTGGGTGCGCATGGGCGACTGGGACCGGGCGTGGGCGGCTTTGGAATGTGCCTCCCGCGCGGGACACCGCGGGCTGTACCTTTCGGCGGCGGTGTATCTGCACGAGGCCAGCGGCCAATGGGAGCAGGCCCTGGAACTGAGCGGGCAGTGGATGACCGAGGAGAGCGAGAACGCCCAGGCGCGCACGGCGTACCTGCGCCAGTACGCCGTGGCACACGGGCGCAAGGCGTGCGTGGAGTTGGCGGCCCAATGGCTCGGGCAGCGACAGAACCACGAGATGTTCGAGCAGATCTATCTCGAACAGCTCCGGGCGGATTTTCAGGACGAGGCGTACACCCAGGTGCTGCGCCGGCGCGTCCAGCGCAACCCCCTGGACGCCTGGGCCTGGCGCGAACTGGGCTACAGCCTGCTCAACGAGGCCTCCCAGCGCAAAGGCGCTGCCGCGGCGGCGCTGTTCGACGAGGTTGACGCCATCGTGCGGCGGGTGCAGGGGCTGGCCGCTCACGACGCGACGACCATGATTCTCACCGCCCAGGCCGCGCAGGCGCGGGGGCTGCATGCCCCGGCCGCCGAGATGCTGCTCCAGGCCGTCACGACCGACCCGGGCAACGGGTACTGCTACGACCGAATCTGGATGTGCGTCGACCACCTGGCGCCCGACGTCGTCGAGCGCATCCGAGCGCGGTTGTGCCAGCAGATTCTGCGGACCATCGGTCCGCTGCACCATGCGCGCATTCTGGCGTTCCGCCTGGCCGAACAATTCGGTTGCCAGCAGGCCCAGCAGTGCGTGGAGGAATGGCTCAGCCGCGACGCCTCCGATCCGGAAGTCATCGAGGCGCAAGTGGACCTGTGGTTGACCTACGGTCGCGGGCGCAGCGATGCGGCGCGGGCCGTCGAGGTGCTCGAAGAAGCCATCCGCCGCTTCCCCAACCACTTCGACCTGCGCTTCTCGCTGGCCGACGCCTATCGCAGCCTGCTGCAGGAAGACAAGGAGATCGCCGTCCTGCGCGAGATCATCCGCCGCCAGCCGGTGAACCTGGCGGCCCGGGCGAACCTGGCCAGCGTCCTGGAGCGCCGCGGGCAGCGGGACGAGGCCTTCGACATCCTCCGCCAGAGCGTGCGACTCCGCCCCGACGCCCAGGATGCCTGGGGCTACCTGGCGGACATGCAGTGGAACGCCCAGCAGTACGACCAGGCCCTGCAGACGTGCATCGACGGCTTGGCCAAAACGCCCCTGAGCGTTGAGCTGCGCCGCCGCGCGATCGACTTCGCCCTCGAACTCCAGCACCACCACCAGGCCCTCGACCTGGCACGCCAGGCCACCGCCCTGATGGAAAACGGCGCGTACTTCTGGTACCTTCTGGGCGACGCGCTGCTGCGCTGCGAGGTCAACAACGACCTGGTCGAGGCCGAAAACGCCCTGAACAAGGCCCTCGAATACAACGCCGCGCTGTTCGATGCCGCCGACCGCCTTGCGACGCTGCTGGCACAGACGCGCCGCTGCGACCAAGCCCGCCAACTCATCGCCGAGCAGCGCCAACTCGATGGACCGCCCGCGGCCATCGCCGCGCGACTGGCATGGATCACCTGGGTGCAGGAGAAACCCCAGCAGGCCATCGACGAAATGGCCCAGGTTGTCGCCCAGTGGCCCACCCACAAGTGGGCCTGGGAACAGTTGATGGACTGGATGGAGAACCAGCAGAGCTGGACACGCGCCCGCGAAATTCTCCACAGCGTCCACCCCGTCATCATGGAAGACCCGCGCCTGGCCGCGCGGCGCCTGTTGCTGCTGGAGGCCGCAGGTGTGACGTCGGACGAACTCGACTCGCAGTGGGACCAGCTTCTGCAGGATTTCCCGCGCCACGAGGCGGTTCACATCTGGCGTTTCGACCAGCTCCTGAAGCGCGGGTCGTTGGACCGCGCCCAGGGCGTCATCACCGCCATTGAGCGGTTCTATCCGCAATCCACGTACCTCCTGGCCCGCAAGGTGCAGTGCTTTGCCGAGGCGGGGCAGTGGGACCTGGCCCTGGATACCGCCTGCCGGGTCTGGCAGGCCCCGGGCGAGGACGAGGTCTGGCCAGAGCAGACCGCCTGGGAGGCCTTCGAGAAACATCGGCGCGCGCCGATGGCCGCCCAGGCGCTGTTCGACAGGGTCCTCTCCAACCGACGTGTGCGGCGGGCGGCGATGGTCAAGCTCACCGCGGCTGTGGCCTTGGTGAAGGTGCCTACCCCGCTGGCGCTGCGGCTGAGGCAGGCGCTGGGTCTGGCTCCGTCGGCGTCGGCACGAAAGCTGTTGATGCTGCTGGAAGGCCTCGACCGCGGCGGCTGGGACAACGGCGCCTGCAAGGCCCAGGTACTCGAAGTCCTGCACGACACGCATTCGCGCCCTGCCGCAATGAAGTACTGGCGAGACCACAAAGACTCCTGCCGCCACCAGACGCCGGTATGGCAGAAGATCGGGTACATGCTCTCATGCAGCAAACCTCCCGCGGCCGCCGAGATCCGCCGGTGGATGTGCGACTGGCGCGAGCATGACGGCATTGAGATGTGGGCCATCGCCAACTATTCCAGTTCGCTCCGCAAGGCCAAAGGCGTCAAAGAAGACCTTGAAGAGCTCTACGCCACCAGTCGCGACGTGCTGCAGCATCTGCGCGGCGACCAGACGATGCGGTTTCAGGCCATCGTGCTCTGCGAAACCACCCTGCGCCTGGGGCGCATCGACGAGTTCCTGGCCGCCGTGCGCACACACCGCGCGTTGCTGGAGGACTACTCGGCCGAGCACTGGACGCCGCCCTTGGCGACGCACCTATCCAAGATGCTGCTGTTGTTCGCCGACCTGATCGAAGGCAAAGCCGCCGACGCCAGATCGCGCAAAGCTCTGACTGCCAAAGCCAAGGCGCAAGCCAAACTTATCGGCAAGTCCTGGCCGATGGTCTGCTGGAAACGTGCGTTGGCCGGCGCTTTGGGACGACAGACGCCTCTTGATTAA
- a CDS encoding response regulator — protein MKVRPRRLSPPRVLIADDDPALRRSLATLFRLAGFAPAGASNVDQAVRRLLQRRYDVVVLDMRMPLDAGRSGRDQPDAALQVLRTLAEIRSIRRHGLVDPDTPIFVFTAYPSVHDAIEVSRAGAYYLPKTLPGGNTADQLVAQCARLVEEKRRRELDPNQTWLARHYAQLARRFAGKSVAVVEAAQARRQKLTGGVRLGERVVFAAADNAQLTRRILRSAAFRRAMPVILDVLEAAAK, from the coding sequence ATGAAGGTCCGCCCCCGCCGCCTGTCGCCGCCCCGCGTGCTGATCGCCGACGATGACCCGGCGCTGCGGCGGAGCCTGGCCACGTTGTTCCGCCTGGCGGGGTTCGCACCGGCCGGAGCGTCCAACGTCGACCAGGCCGTCCGCCGCCTGCTGCAGCGGCGCTACGACGTAGTCGTGCTCGACATGCGCATGCCCCTGGACGCCGGGCGGTCCGGGCGCGACCAGCCCGACGCCGCGCTGCAGGTGCTGCGGACGCTGGCAGAAATCCGTTCGATCCGCCGCCACGGCCTGGTCGACCCGGACACGCCGATCTTCGTCTTCACCGCTTACCCCAGCGTGCATGACGCCATCGAGGTCTCCCGCGCGGGGGCCTACTACCTGCCCAAGACCCTTCCCGGGGGCAACACCGCTGACCAGCTCGTCGCCCAGTGCGCCCGACTTGTCGAAGAAAAACGCCGCCGCGAGCTGGATCCCAACCAGACCTGGCTGGCTCGACACTATGCCCAACTGGCCAGGCGCTTCGCGGGCAAGAGCGTGGCCGTCGTCGAGGCGGCACAGGCGCGGCGGCAGAAGCTCACCGGCGGCGTGCGCCTAGGCGAGCGGGTGGTCTTCGCCGCGGCGGATAACGCCCAGTTGACCCGCCGCATTCTCCGCAGCGCCGCCTTTCGCCGGGCGATGCCGGTCATTCTCGACGTGCTGGAGGCGGCTGCCAAATGA
- a CDS encoding ATP-binding protein, whose amino-acid sequence MACKDGRPSRSGGRIDGFCEPPFNGRIECALAEFSREAGHILLGRIAGVEAAMGILQRQAASSCKDALGQLSRSIEMLKGAATSAMWYGRAWQKPQFVRFDLADLTARLRRQYARRRFLWQLPRRLVIWGDPHLIERAVVELFENARRFVPRRGGRIGVRMSRRGAGSHVVIEVCDNGPGVPAAMKRKVFRPYHSQDCGHFGLGLSIVRRVAAVHGGTAQEVGRPGCGARFRIVLPQRNGRTQ is encoded by the coding sequence ATGGCGTGCAAAGATGGGCGACCCAGCCGGTCCGGCGGGCGCATCGACGGTTTCTGCGAGCCTCCATTCAATGGGCGCATCGAGTGCGCGCTGGCGGAGTTCTCCCGCGAAGCCGGCCACATCCTCCTGGGGCGCATCGCCGGCGTCGAGGCGGCGATGGGAATCCTGCAGCGCCAAGCCGCCTCCTCCTGCAAGGACGCGCTGGGGCAGTTGTCGCGGTCGATCGAGATGCTCAAAGGCGCCGCGACCAGCGCCATGTGGTACGGTCGGGCGTGGCAGAAACCGCAATTCGTGCGATTTGATCTGGCCGATCTGACGGCGCGGTTGCGGCGCCAGTACGCGCGGCGGCGGTTCTTGTGGCAGTTGCCGCGGCGGTTGGTGATCTGGGGCGACCCGCACCTGATCGAGCGGGCGGTGGTGGAGCTGTTCGAGAACGCGCGTCGGTTCGTGCCGCGGCGCGGCGGTCGCATCGGCGTGCGCATGTCGCGGCGGGGCGCCGGCTCGCATGTGGTCATCGAAGTCTGCGACAATGGTCCGGGCGTTCCGGCGGCGATGAAGCGGAAAGTCTTCCGCCCGTACCACTCGCAGGATTGCGGGCACTTCGGGCTGGGGCTGAGCATCGTGCGGCGCGTGGCGGCAGTCCATGGAGGCACCGCACAGGAAGTGGGGCGCCCCGGATGCGGGGCGCGGTTCCGGATCGTCCTGCCCCAGCGCAACGGGAGGACGCAATGA
- a CDS encoding alpha-L-fucosidase gives MITMLLAKRILLAVAMLVAAAALVYPFAPAAKADGEAKAHKTDWLYKAKWGVMFHYTDPWQGAGTIEEWNKRLDGFDVDGLAKQLKELGAGYLMITSKHGGKFTLAPNAAFEKANPGCTPKRDLIGDLAEALDKQGIGLMLYYATGMGIDKPKVANVTAEVIGEWSKKYGKKVRGWWLDNNVGDQDLQKLIADAARSGNPDTVVGFSPPKAPSPRRNSPQDDYTAGNTHAPGPARCSGRFVDGAQWHILTYLGNNWAGVHKKAGMRFSPERAAGMTAGALSKGGVVTWDVKPLASGLIDPAYLPGLKAIGEAAAKIQR, from the coding sequence ATGATCACAATGTTGCTGGCAAAACGTATTCTGTTGGCTGTGGCGATGCTGGTAGCCGCCGCGGCGCTGGTGTACCCCTTCGCCCCCGCGGCCAAGGCCGACGGCGAGGCCAAGGCCCACAAGACTGACTGGCTGTACAAGGCCAAGTGGGGCGTCATGTTCCACTACACCGACCCCTGGCAGGGCGCCGGCACGATCGAGGAATGGAACAAGCGCCTGGATGGTTTCGACGTGGACGGTCTGGCCAAGCAGCTCAAGGAACTCGGCGCCGGCTATCTGATGATCACCAGCAAGCACGGCGGCAAGTTCACGCTGGCGCCCAACGCGGCGTTCGAGAAGGCCAACCCCGGCTGTACGCCCAAGCGGGACCTGATTGGCGACCTGGCCGAGGCGCTGGACAAGCAGGGCATCGGTCTGATGCTCTATTACGCTACGGGCATGGGCATCGACAAACCCAAGGTGGCCAACGTTACCGCCGAGGTGATCGGCGAGTGGTCGAAGAAGTACGGCAAGAAGGTGCGCGGGTGGTGGCTGGACAATAACGTCGGCGACCAGGACCTGCAGAAGCTCATCGCCGACGCCGCCCGCAGCGGCAATCCCGACACCGTCGTGGGTTTCAGCCCGCCCAAGGCCCCCAGCCCGAGGCGCAACAGCCCCCAGGACGATTACACCGCCGGAAATACCCACGCCCCGGGCCCGGCCCGGTGCTCCGGCCGCTTCGTCGACGGCGCCCAGTGGCACATCCTGACGTACCTGGGCAACAACTGGGCCGGCGTTCACAAGAAGGCCGGCATGCGCTTCAGCCCCGAGCGCGCCGCGGGCATGACGGCAGGAGCGCTGTCCAAGGGCGGCGTGGTGACCTGGGACGTCAAACCGCTGGCCAGCGGCCTCATCGACCCGGCGTACCTGCCCGGTCTCAAGGCCATTGGTGAAGCGGCCGCCAAGATCCAGCGATAA
- a CDS encoding prepilin-type N-terminal cleavage/methylation domain-containing protein: MTLTELLVVVAILAILVTLLVPATGNLLVKTRALMCQNNLKRIGQSVSLQSRDMDKSARPAFAEAGDWYKAVLKDSDDAKSILQCAEGATVLTETTSGGHEGPALAEEKLQAFKADYRLRMSCNFNGKDAITAFGCSSNYLYLPLDGTSYFARKISHTEYMVMRDHKDASGNNDYLHPSVAQFAPAGNTPTFQGTPQRLLHDLPNNWAWSPEYCYNFLYSPGADSYTYWIYAGTGAVPPDSNEAMVRATFSGYRLKQNMDTYWGIYAFWGGSATYKSFSDDPAQDVAFWVTHEQDGTTVMRIRRMWSTSDRNHGIPNIVRHSNTTTPGVDDVLVVEKFGHPNNDAWAPNAAVIESLPTVTIGSATGGTTPPGSTTSFKVSYGINPSITDQAGLGQQKILAIDYDHLVVRPTDEDWTAPEPAFARHSGKVNVLYRDGSVATKWPTEIDPNLYEAQYWRP, from the coding sequence ATGACGCTGACGGAACTGCTGGTTGTGGTCGCCATCCTGGCGATCCTGGTCACTCTTCTGGTACCCGCGACAGGCAACCTCCTGGTCAAAACGCGGGCGCTGATGTGTCAGAACAATCTCAAAAGAATTGGGCAAAGCGTTTCGCTGCAGTCTCGCGACATGGACAAATCCGCCCGGCCCGCCTTTGCCGAGGCCGGCGACTGGTACAAGGCGGTCCTGAAAGACAGCGATGACGCCAAGAGCATCCTGCAATGCGCCGAAGGCGCAACGGTGCTGACGGAAACCACCTCCGGCGGCCATGAAGGGCCCGCGCTGGCCGAGGAGAAGCTCCAGGCGTTCAAGGCCGACTATCGCCTGCGGATGTCGTGCAATTTCAACGGCAAAGATGCGATTACGGCCTTCGGGTGCTCGTCAAATTACCTGTATCTCCCGCTGGACGGGACGAGCTACTTCGCCCGCAAGATATCGCACACGGAATACATGGTGATGCGGGACCACAAAGACGCCAGCGGGAACAACGACTACCTCCATCCCAGCGTGGCGCAGTTCGCCCCGGCCGGTAACACGCCCACTTTTCAGGGCACGCCCCAGAGGCTCCTGCACGATCTTCCCAACAACTGGGCCTGGAGCCCGGAGTACTGCTACAACTTCCTCTATTCGCCCGGCGCCGATTCTTACACGTACTGGATCTATGCCGGCACCGGCGCCGTGCCTCCGGATTCGAACGAGGCGATGGTCCGCGCGACGTTCTCGGGATACCGCCTCAAGCAGAACATGGACACCTATTGGGGCATCTACGCGTTCTGGGGCGGATCGGCGACGTATAAGAGCTTCAGCGACGATCCCGCACAAGACGTAGCCTTCTGGGTGACCCACGAACAGGATGGCACGACCGTCATGCGCATCCGCCGCATGTGGAGCACCTCCGACCGCAACCATGGGATCCCCAATATCGTACGCCATTCCAACACCACCACCCCTGGCGTCGACGACGTGCTGGTGGTCGAAAAATTCGGGCACCCCAACAACGACGCCTGGGCGCCAAACGCGGCGGTGATCGAGTCGCTTCCGACGGTGACGATCGGCTCTGCCACCGGCGGAACCACCCCCCCGGGATCCACCACGTCCTTCAAGGTCAGCTACGGCATCAATCCCTCCATCACCGACCAGGCGGGGCTGGGCCAGCAGAAGATCCTGGCCATCGACTATGACCACCTGGTGGTGCGGCCGACCGACGAGGATTGGACCGCCCCCGAGCCGGCCTTTGCCCGCCACAGCGGCAAAGTCAACGTCCTCTATCGCGACGGATCGGTCGCGACGAAGTGGCCGACGGAGATTGACCCCAACCTGTACGAAGCGCAGTATTGGCGTCCCTGA
- a CDS encoding uroporphyrinogen decarboxylase family protein: MSEQNKPSDRYLALMGLAPRRIPHWEHWSCPDAESYMTGIDYYDHPRLCRQKLAELYPQLGLWIPDKDDPRPRPEMDLTGKSSDPDRHTVRWGDGESASWVHGESMFKSAEDVFKFSPLEVGDFSKWPIVDGHDFRDEQRLYQEYRRGYPAEWGDKAPEGSDAGCGFYNTMFMWPLLTFGWELFLECCLDDRFERIMNEFAEINRRLFRVFARLPVKFVTCHDDIVTSRGPVCSPKWMHKYVFPRYEEFWGIVRAAGKEVIFMADGNMDAYADDVIACGARGIISEPYTDYKAIARRHAGKNLFLAGEGDNRVLTRNNPDEIDAMVDSMIETARMTGGYMMCIGNHIPWNVTPAGIKRYFDRSAELAHR, encoded by the coding sequence ATGAGCGAACAGAATAAACCCTCCGATCGTTATCTGGCCTTGATGGGACTGGCGCCGCGGCGGATTCCGCACTGGGAACACTGGTCGTGCCCGGACGCCGAGTCGTACATGACGGGGATCGACTACTACGACCACCCGCGACTCTGCCGCCAGAAGCTCGCCGAGCTGTATCCGCAACTGGGGCTGTGGATTCCCGACAAGGACGACCCACGCCCGCGCCCCGAGATGGATCTGACCGGAAAGAGCTCCGACCCCGATCGCCACACCGTGCGCTGGGGCGACGGCGAGAGCGCCTCGTGGGTCCACGGCGAATCGATGTTCAAGTCGGCTGAGGACGTCTTCAAGTTCAGCCCGCTCGAGGTGGGCGACTTCTCCAAATGGCCCATCGTCGACGGCCATGACTTCCGCGACGAGCAGCGGCTGTACCAGGAGTACCGCCGCGGCTACCCGGCCGAGTGGGGCGACAAAGCCCCCGAGGGCTCCGACGCCGGATGCGGGTTCTACAACACGATGTTCATGTGGCCGCTGCTGACGTTCGGATGGGAGCTGTTTCTGGAGTGCTGCCTGGACGACCGCTTCGAGCGGATCATGAACGAGTTTGCCGAGATCAACCGCCGGCTGTTCCGCGTCTTCGCGCGTCTGCCGGTGAAGTTCGTCACCTGCCACGACGACATCGTCACCTCGCGCGGACCGGTCTGCTCGCCCAAGTGGATGCACAAGTACGTCTTCCCGCGCTACGAAGAGTTCTGGGGCATCGTTCGCGCGGCGGGTAAGGAAGTGATCTTCATGGCCGACGGCAACATGGACGCCTACGCCGACGACGTGATCGCCTGCGGCGCCCGCGGGATCATCTCCGAGCCCTACACCGACTACAAGGCCATCGCCCGCCGCCACGCCGGCAAGAACCTGTTCCTGGCCGGCGAGGGCGACAACCGCGTCCTGACCCGCAACAACCCCGACGAGATCGACGCGATGGTCGACTCGATGATCGAAACCGCGCGGATGACCGGGGGTTATATGATGTGTATCGGTAACCACATTCCCTGGAATGTCACGCCGGCCGGAATCAAACGTTACTTCGATCGCTCAGCCGAACTCGCTCACCGCTGA